A stretch of Helicobacter pylori DNA encodes these proteins:
- a CDS encoding SH3 domain-containing C40 family peptidase has protein sequence MRYFLVVFLFLFVGCMKKDFTLKDLSLPQEASSYLANSQNGSHNNQSIDPQALRENLKENYLKAWYSPWLDAKIKSNKKEVFWILKEMNKSTGYGEDLKPNAKAFNDELIKSMDIEHYPSAKIKAVVVRDSDVRAVPTNKPYYLSPKGYPFDRYQNSLIFQGTPVLVTHFNLDKTYAHIQSSFVYGWIKVSDLAYMRDKDIELLTKLKNYVMPIKDKIPLYTDYGDFYTNARVGELFTLIPQSQKTPQNPQKKELKAYGFLRDAKGYADLQSVILDEKDFFVFPKAFNSENMAYFIDTMLGQKYGWGGLLGNRDCSAFTRDSFANFGILLPRNSYAQSRYANNYVDLSSMKAKEKEDYILKNATPFGTLIYLKGHIMLYLGAYNHQAIVAHSIWSVQTQKHFKTLSHKIGGVVITSLWLAEEHNGAFSKKKLLIDRVLGMSDLKDFVNKTSSPLNAN, from the coding sequence ATGCGTTATTTTCTTGTAGTTTTCTTGTTTTTGTTTGTGGGTTGCATGAAAAAGGATTTCACGCTCAAAGATTTATCCTTGCCCCAAGAGGCTTCAAGCTATCTTGCAAACTCTCAAAATGGCAGTCATAATAACCAAAGCATTGACCCCCAAGCGTTAAGAGAAAATCTAAAAGAGAACTATCTCAAAGCGTGGTATTCCCCATGGCTAGATGCGAAAATCAAAAGCAATAAAAAAGAAGTGTTTTGGATCCTTAAGGAAATGAATAAATCCACCGGTTATGGCGAAGATCTAAAACCCAACGCAAAAGCTTTCAATGATGAGCTTATTAAAAGCATGGATATTGAGCATTACCCGAGCGCTAAGATTAAGGCTGTTGTGGTGCGAGATAGCGATGTGAGGGCTGTGCCTACTAACAAACCTTATTATCTTTCTCCAAAAGGCTACCCTTTTGACAGGTATCAAAATTCGCTGATTTTTCAAGGCACACCGGTTTTAGTCACGCATTTTAATCTAGATAAAACTTACGCCCACATTCAGAGCAGTTTTGTTTATGGCTGGATTAAAGTTAGCGATTTAGCCTACATGCGCGATAAAGACATAGAGCTTTTAACCAAGCTTAAAAACTATGTTATGCCTATAAAAGATAAAATCCCCCTTTATACAGACTATGGGGATTTTTACACCAACGCCAGAGTGGGCGAATTGTTCACTCTCATCCCCCAAAGTCAAAAAACACCTCAAAACCCCCAAAAAAAGGAATTGAAAGCCTATGGTTTTTTGAGAGACGCTAAGGGTTATGCAGATTTACAAAGCGTGATCTTAGATGAAAAGGATTTTTTTGTTTTCCCTAAGGCTTTTAACAGCGAGAACATGGCGTATTTTATAGACACCATGCTAGGGCAAAAATACGGCTGGGGGGGGCTATTAGGTAACAGGGATTGCTCGGCTTTCACTAGGGATAGTTTTGCTAATTTTGGTATTTTGCTCCCCAGAAATTCCTACGCGCAAAGCCGTTATGCGAACAATTATGTGGATTTAAGCTCTATGAAAGCCAAAGAAAAAGAAGACTACATCCTTAAAAACGCCACGCCTTTTGGAACGCTCATCTATTTAAAAGGGCATATCATGCTCTATTTAGGCGCATACAACCATCAAGCGATAGTCGCTCACAGCATTTGGTCGGTGCAAACCCAAAAGCATTTTAAAACCTTGAGCCATAAAATAGGAGGCGTGGTGATCACTTCATTATGGTTAGCCGAAGAACATAATGGGGCGTTTTCTAAAAAGAAATTATTGATTGACAGGGTGCTTGGAATGAGCGATTTGAAAGATTTTGTCAATAAAACTTCAAGCCCTTTGAATGCGAATTGA
- a CDS encoding FAD-dependent oxidoreductase: MSMEFDAVIIGGGVSGCATFYTLSEYSSLKRVAIVEKCSKLAQISSSAKANSQTIHDGSIETNYTPEKAKKVRLSAYKTRQYALNKGLQNEVIFETQKMAIGVGDEECEFMKKRYESFKEIFVGLEEFDKQKIKELEPNVILGANGIDRHENIVGHGYQKDWSTMNFAKLSENFVEEALKLKPNNQVFLNFKVKKIEKRNDTYAVISEDAEEVYAKFVLVNAGSYALPLAQSMGYGLDLGCLPVAGSFYFVPDLLRGKVYTVQNPKLPFAAVHGDPDAVIKGKTRIGPTALTMPKLERNKCWLKGISLELLKMDLNKDVFKIAFDLMSDKEIRNYVFKNMVFELPIIGKRKFLKDAQKIIPSLSLEDLEYAHGFGEVRPQVLDRTKKKLELGEKKICTHKGITFNMTPSPGATSCLQNALVDSQEIAAYLGESFELERFYKDLSPEELEN; encoded by the coding sequence ATGAGTATGGAATTTGATGCTGTTATTATTGGAGGTGGGGTTTCAGGGTGTGCGACCTTTTATACTTTAAGCGAATACAGCTCTTTAAAACGCGTGGCTATCGTGGAAAAATGCTCTAAATTAGCTCAAATCAGCTCCAGCGCTAAAGCTAATTCGCAAACCATTCATGATGGCTCTATTGAAACGAATTACACTCCTGAAAAAGCTAAAAAAGTGCGTTTGAGCGCTTATAAAACCAGACAATACGCGCTCAATAAAGGCTTGCAAAATGAAGTGATTTTTGAAACCCAGAAAATGGCTATAGGCGTGGGCGATGAAGAATGCGAGTTCATGAAAAAACGCTATGAATCCTTTAAAGAAATCTTTGTAGGGTTGGAAGAATTTGACAAACAAAAGATTAAAGAATTAGAGCCTAATGTGATTTTAGGGGCTAATGGCATAGACAGGCATGAAAACATTGTCGGGCATGGTTATCAAAAAGATTGGAGCACCATGAATTTTGCGAAGTTGAGTGAAAACTTCGTTGAAGAAGCTTTAAAATTAAAGCCCAACAACCAGGTGTTTTTGAATTTCAAAGTGAAAAAGATTGAAAAACGCAACGACACTTACGCCGTAATTTCAGAAGACGCTGAAGAAGTGTATGCTAAATTCGTGCTAGTCAATGCCGGCTCTTACGCTTTACCTTTGGCTCAGAGCATGGGCTATGGCCTAGATTTAGGGTGCTTGCCTGTGGCGGGTAGCTTTTATTTTGTGCCGGATTTATTAAGGGGTAAGGTTTATACCGTTCAAAACCCCAAACTCCCTTTTGCAGCCGTACATGGCGACCCTGATGCTGTCATTAAGGGTAAAACGCGCATCGGGCCTACCGCTTTAACGATGCCTAAATTAGAGCGCAACAAATGCTGGCTCAAGGGCATTAGCTTGGAATTGTTGAAAATGGATTTGAATAAAGATGTGTTTAAGATCGCGTTTGATTTGATGAGCGATAAAGAAATCCGTAATTATGTGTTTAAAAACATGGTTTTTGAATTGCCTATTATCGGTAAAAGGAAATTTTTAAAAGACGCTCAAAAAATCATCCCCTCTCTTAGTCTAGAAGATTTAGAATACGCTCATGGTTTTGGCGAAGTGCGCCCGCAAGTTTTAGACAGAACCAAGAAAAAACTGGAATTAGGCGAAAAAAAGATTTGCACCCATAAAGGCATCACTTTCAACATGACCCCATCTCCAGGCGCGACGAGCTGCTTGCAAAACGCCCTTGTGGATTCCCAAGAAATCGCTGCGTATTTGGGCGAGAGCTTTGAATTAGAACGCTTTTATAAAGACTTATCCCCAGAAGAATTGGAAAATTAA
- a CDS encoding DUF5408 family protein → MQNEQEAREIAKKAVQIVFFLGIVVVLLMMINLYMLINQINASAKMSQQIKKIEERLNQGQK, encoded by the coding sequence ATGCAAAACGAACAAGAAGCCCGAGAAATCGCTAAAAAAGCCGTTCAAATCGTGTTTTTTTTAGGGATTGTGGTGGTGCTTTTGATGATGATAAACCTTTACATGCTCATCAATCAAATCAACGCGAGCGCTAAAATGAGCCAACAAATCAAAAAGATAGAAGAAAGGCTTAATCAAGGGCAAAAATAA
- the rplM gene encoding 50S ribosomal protein L13, producing the protein MTKTAKVNDIVRDWVVLDAKDKVFGRLITEIAVLLRGKHRPFYTPNVDCGDFVVVINANKVKFSGMKLEDKEYFTHSGYFGSTKSKTLQEMLEKTPEKLYHLAVRGMLPKTKLGKAMIKKLKVYRDDKHPHTAQTSKKDAK; encoded by the coding sequence ATGACAAAGACTGCTAAAGTCAATGACATCGTTCGTGATTGGGTCGTTTTAGACGCTAAAGACAAAGTTTTTGGCCGCTTGATCACTGAAATCGCTGTGCTTTTAAGAGGGAAACACCGCCCTTTTTACACCCCTAATGTGGATTGTGGGGATTTTGTGGTGGTTATCAACGCCAATAAGGTTAAATTTTCAGGCATGAAATTAGAAGATAAAGAGTATTTTACCCATTCAGGTTATTTTGGCAGTACCAAGAGCAAGACTCTCCAAGAGATGCTAGAAAAAACCCCTGAAAAGCTCTACCACTTAGCCGTTAGGGGCATGCTCCCTAAAACGAAATTAGGGAAAGCGATGATTAAAAAACTCAAAGTTTATCGTGATGATAAGCACCCTCACACCGCACAAACTAGCAAAAAGGACGCTAAATGA
- the rpsI gene encoding 30S ribosomal protein S9: MRKIYATGKRKTAIAKVWLTPGKGELSINEQSLNQWLGGHEAIKMKVMQPLLLTKQEQSVDIKAVVFGGGYSAQAEALRHGISKALNAYDIAFRAILKPKGLLTRDSRVVERKKYGKRKARRSPQFSKR, encoded by the coding sequence ATGAGAAAAATCTATGCTACCGGTAAAAGAAAAACCGCTATCGCTAAAGTGTGGCTCACTCCGGGTAAAGGCGAATTGAGTATCAATGAGCAAAGCCTGAATCAATGGTTAGGTGGGCATGAGGCCATTAAAATGAAAGTCATGCAACCTTTACTTTTAACCAAACAAGAGCAATCTGTGGATATTAAAGCGGTGGTTTTTGGTGGGGGCTACTCAGCGCAAGCGGAAGCCTTAAGGCATGGCATTTCTAAAGCTTTGAACGCTTATGATATTGCTTTTAGAGCCATTTTAAAACCTAAGGGCTTGCTCACCAGAGATTCAAGGGTGGTTGAACGCAAAAAATATGGTAAAAGAAAGGCCAGAAGAAGCCCACAATTCTCTAAAAGGTAA